The Candida orthopsilosis Co 90-125, chromosome 3 draft sequence sequence TTCTTTATTCAGCTTGCAtattcattgaaaaagaaagatttCGATCCAATGGTTTGTTTTCCTAGCAGATTTCCAAGATATACTGTTACTCCTCACTAAAACGTGAAGATGTTCACTTCAATCATCATGACCAGCTTCACAGTCTAAATCAACCTTCATATACTTTATCAAACATTGTTTCTAGGGTTTTCCATGAAGCGTTTGCCAAAGAGTGATTCGCATCCACGATCATACCCAGAAGATATCAATTTCACTCCTTCCTTCTCACTTTAATTCACAATTGCAATCAAGCGAGTCTATTTTCTCCacatttcatcatcatcatttccATTTCCTTCCTCCCAATTAACACAGCAACTGATTCCCATTTCTCAAGACTATGAACCCATTAATCGAGTCAACTACAATTCATTTTCACAATCTATCTCCAAGTTCGTTCATTCGTTCATCCATCCATTACCtttctccaattcttttcaatcttcATTTCACACTTCTAAAGTTGTCTATTTTTTACTAaccttttttctttatttcattttctttcaacttggaaaatcaataacagaaacaaccaaatcattcgtttttcaattgaatcatcaatttcaatcaactacaatcacaatcacaatcacTCATTTCATTTCATCTCATTCAAAAGAGTCAGCAActaacaatttttttttcaaggTATGGTGATTTAGTCAGATTAGATATTCCTCCGCCAAGAACCTCAGACGGACAGaaatttgcttttgttgagtaTAAGGATGCTGAAGGTTGTGAACGTGCTTTGGATATGGATGGTAAAGAATTCCCATTCACTCTTCCAGAAGGTTTAGTTGTTCAAGTTGCTAAATCCGATCCCTTCACTTCAAGAGAAAGAGGTGGATTTAGAGGTAGAGGCGGATACGGCTATGGTGGGGGTGGCCCCGGTTATGGTCGTGGAGGTGGATACGGCCGTGGAAGAGAAGGTTATGGTGGTGGCTACGGTGGCGGTGGATACGGCGGGGGAAGAGGATATGGTGATGGGTATGGGAGAGGATATGGTGGATATGGTGGAGATAGAAGAGGTGGATTTGGTGATAGAAGAGGTGGTTACGGAGGTTATGGAGGCGGTAGAGGATACGACGATGGCTATGGAAGAAGAGGTGGTGGTTTTTCTGGTAGAGGTGGAAGAGGTGGATATGGTGATTACAGAGGAAGCCGTGATGGTAGCCGTGAGCCACATGATGGATTTAGAGGAGGACCAGAACGTGGTTTTggtagtggtggtggacGTTTTGAAGATAGGGAATATAGAGGAGGTAGCGACAGATATGAGCGTGAACCTAGAGCTGAAGAAAGAGGTAGATACAGCAGATCGCCATCTAGATCGCCTGTCAGAAGGGACAGATCAAGATCACCAGGCTTCTAAAGATTTGGTTTAGGCTCATTTTCTCCTTATGCGTGTCACACCGGTGTATATACAATCGTCTTACTTACAAAATAGTTTAGCTTCAATATTACACGAAAATAAGTCTTATTCAATGTGGATTTCTACTCTAATTAATTTCTCTGCAAAATGCACGTAGTTGAAAACTATATCATGTTGAACAATTACAAGTGTCTCGTTTTTCATTTCTCGTTTCTCGTTGCTCGTTTCTCTCTCTAAAATGTTGACAATCCGGTTGTCATGAGTCCAAAATTGGCATTTCGTAAAACCCCTCCACTAGCTCTAGTCATTGGACTCCCACTTGATTTATTAGCATTCTTCACATTAACTTCTCTCAAGATGCTCATAATCACAGTCAACACCAACGTATCTTGAtccattgaaaatgtaCTATTCAAAAACTCTTCACTTACAGGCGACTCATTATTCCCATGTGAAGGggaagatgatgttgtCGATTGTGGTGACAGTGATTGCAAATCTTGGTATATTTCAGCTTTACCAATTTCATAGTATTTCTTAGGAATAAGACTTGAGTTTTGTCCTTTGTACAAGCTTACATCCTTGTAACATCCAAATGGCGGAAGATTATTGGGGATAAATGTAGCTCGATGATGACAACAATTAGAAaatccatcttcatcaacaaactttgCATTAGGAATAGGGTTTACATAAGTAGCTGGATCAttaatatcaaattcaacatattcttcatgatttgatgatttcttcaacttcatgAACCCCGACGATGGTTTCTTGTTGACAATGCCATCACAAAGTGAAggttcatcatcatcaattatgAGTAATCGCATATGGGGATTATATTCACATACTAATCCAGTTGATATCGTAGTTCCAATAACTCTAAATCGAGTTCCTTTATAATTGAAATCAGCAAATGGTTTAAATGTAGATTCAAACATGACAACTTTAAAACATGATGCAGTGTTGGGATAGAATTCAAGTATGAAACGACGATAATTCAGGGAATATTTCAGATACACATTACAGTAGTCGAAAGTTTCGAAATCAATGTCATTTTGTTTGGGATCTCCTGGATTAGGTGCTGATGGAActtctttaaattttttgaaaatgagaTATGGAGTATTTTTACGAAATGTTGACATGTATGGCAGATGCATTCTCAAAATTGGCAACCCTTGacctttgattttgtaactTATGGGTATGATATGATTCCTTTCATCAATCACTTCGTCATTGCCACCATCGGGGTTGGCGTACTCATTCTTGTTTATACCGTTAGATGAAGTAACCTTTTTGATGTCACCATTAGAATCATATATAATTACCGAGCTCTTCCTTTCCTTTTTGATATTAGTTCTCAACTGCttaaaaagtttgaatgATGCTACAGTAGGGAAGATAAACACATCACTCTTCAACATGCCGCCTACAAATACCACCAGTCGTTTGTAATTATATGCTGATAGTTTTCGATCCATAACTTTCTgatgatcaatttcataatGTTCTTCAGGTGATTGACTATCATTGAAGATAGTTGACAAGTCGTCATCAGCAATGGTATCATTCTCAGCATCgtaatcttcatcaaaatgaTCAACCAGTGCACCTCCACGCCCGGTACTGGCACGAGCTTCTCTGCGACGACGATCTTCGGCTTGTGCTTGATCTTCCGCTAATCTCAATTGTCGTAGGACAAATGGTAAgtacattgaaaaattgtcaatgtAAACATCTTGTAACTCAAGTCGTTGCTTTCGCGTGGCGCAAAGTGTATCAGTCTCTGATAATGCCAATGAATGATTATCACCATCTCCTTGATTATCAGGACCAGATGTTAATGGCGACAAGCAATCGTCACTGTTAATTGTCTCGTTAGTGTACGTTTGTTGAACTTCAGCTGGTTCCTTCTTCTCTCCTGTATGAAGTAGCTCTACGTTATAACGCTGCAGAGTATTAGTAGTGTTGCCTTGAGAGGTCACTGATACTGTGCCAGCTTGACTTGATCCCGACGATGCCCTGGATTTAGCCGATTCCTTGGAATTGCGTCGATGCGGctgtgattgttgttgtggctGCAGATAAGATTGCGAcgactgttgttgttgttgttgctgacTTGTCTGTTCATCTATCAGTTTTTCTTGCTTGCTCTGCGATTGTAATTTATGTCTTCTAAACATGTTGATTGAGTTGGGTACCTTCCCTTTAAACATGGTTGATAAAGAAGGATTCGACATCGTTTTATATAGAAAGGTTTATTCCCAATttcacaaaattaaaaatcGCTTAATCcacaaccaacaaaaaaagtattttgataaatggATGACAGAACAATAGGACTCTGTCTTTCCATTGTTTTAACTCATAACCAAACGAAAAATACTCATGACGTTTTCATGTTCGCCATAAAATTTGAACGACATAGCCACCACATGATGGCACAGTTGTTAAGAAGCGCTGCTTGAGAAGCCTATCTAACCTCTGAAGAGCCAATTGAAGGATTGAGCCATACATTTAAGCAGCTTCCAATCGACGAATTGCTaactaccaccaccacaagGTTGACACTGTTTTACTGGAAGGAACTTGCACCCCTGAAACGATAG is a genomic window containing:
- a CDS encoding Cnl1 protein (the C. parapsilosis ortholog has an intron in the UTR; similar to C. parapsilosis CPAR2_405840 and C. albicans CNL1; protein similar to mammalian SR-like RNA splicing factor), producing the protein MPKNTLYVTGFTRESKAVDLAPEFEKYGDLVRLDIPPPRTSDGQKFAFVEYKDAEGCERALDMDGKEFPFTLPEGLVVQVAKSDPFTSRERGGFRGRGGYGYGGGGPGYGRGGGYGRGREGYGGGYGGGGYGGGRGYGDGYGRGYGGYGGDRRGGFGDRRGGYGGYGGGRGYDDGYGRRGGGFSGRGGRGGYGDYRGSRDGSREPHDGFRGGPERGFGSGGGRFEDREYRGGSDRYEREPRAEERGRYSRSPSRSPVRRDRSRSPGF